A single window of Neisseria chenwenguii DNA harbors:
- a CDS encoding AEC family transporter, translating into MQFLESVWFALNVTLPSLMLLAVGVFVRRVGMIDAAFVAQAAKIVFYFGLPCLLFDKLLQGEIHLGEQAQLLTAGVVSVLACYLLGEAFAWKFVPDVRDKGVFVQSVFRGNLGTMGLAYVINAYGDVGVAGGAIYTGAITFLFNILGVICLSRTQTGSFGAKLLGTLNKIAANPLIIAIMISALLQMLHFLPPKPVMKGVGYVADLAVPLALICAGAAFDFRSLGRLGDVSMLGSIGRLIVAPAVAVAVCLMFGLRGMPLGIVFLMAATPVAAAAYPMVKAMGGNDTAAANVAGITTLGSGFSAAAGIVILRSLGLM; encoded by the coding sequence GTGCAGTTTCTCGAATCTGTCTGGTTCGCGCTCAACGTGACCCTGCCCAGCCTGATGTTGCTGGCCGTCGGTGTGTTTGTGCGCCGTGTCGGCATGATTGACGCGGCTTTTGTCGCGCAGGCGGCGAAAATCGTGTTTTATTTCGGCCTGCCCTGCCTGCTTTTCGACAAGCTGCTTCAGGGCGAAATTCATTTGGGCGAACAGGCGCAGCTGCTGACGGCGGGTGTGGTGTCGGTGTTGGCGTGTTACCTCTTGGGCGAAGCGTTTGCGTGGAAGTTTGTGCCCGATGTCCGTGACAAGGGCGTGTTTGTGCAGAGCGTGTTCCGCGGCAATTTGGGCACGATGGGGCTGGCGTATGTCATCAACGCCTACGGCGATGTGGGCGTGGCGGGCGGCGCGATTTATACGGGTGCGATTACATTTTTGTTCAACATCCTCGGCGTCATCTGCCTGAGCCGCACCCAAACCGGCAGCTTCGGCGCCAAACTGCTCGGCACGCTGAACAAAATCGCCGCCAACCCGCTGATTATCGCCATCATGATTTCCGCGCTGCTGCAAATGCTGCATTTCCTGCCGCCCAAACCCGTGATGAAAGGAGTCGGCTATGTGGCCGATTTGGCGGTGCCGCTGGCGCTGATTTGCGCAGGTGCGGCGTTTGACTTCCGTTCGTTGGGGCGGCTTGGCGATGTTTCCATGCTCGGCAGTATCGGCCGTCTGATTGTCGCGCCGGCGGTCGCCGTTGCCGTCTGTTTGATGTTCGGACTGCGCGGAATGCCGCTGGGCATCGTGTTCCTGATGGCCGCCACCCCCGTCGCCGCCGCGGCCTATCCGATGGTCAAAGCCATGGGCGGCAACGATACCGCCGCCGCGAATGTTGCCGGCATCACCACGCTGGGCTCGGGCTTCAGTGCCGCCGCAGGAATTGTGATATTGCGCAGCTTGGGGCTGATGTAG
- a CDS encoding class I SAM-dependent methyltransferase produces the protein MDTAKISPAAVSALSATMLITLWAKAVETLKPEPLLRDAEASRMVAQIDFDFSIFETAKASQVGCCARTLLLDGITRRFLGKHPDAVVVQLGAGLDARYERLGRPPVTAWYDLDLPEVIELRRTLLPESGNIYLAASIFDTDWMQTAAAHGQPVLLLAEGVLMYFDEGRLKNWISLLKRHLPNAEAAFDTLPVKLVGRQKQHDALRKMGGTPPEFKWDVADAADVEALGWEVMEQHGLSGVAGRRYPLLLRLMYLTAWGRRNFDQKVFRTRIV, from the coding sequence ATGGACACCGCAAAAATTTCCCCTGCCGCCGTTTCCGCCCTTTCAGCCACCATGCTGATTACCCTGTGGGCAAAGGCGGTGGAGACGCTCAAGCCCGAACCGCTGTTGCGCGATGCAGAAGCGTCGCGCATGGTGGCGCAGATTGATTTCGACTTTTCCATATTTGAAACGGCGAAGGCCTCGCAGGTCGGCTGTTGCGCCCGCACGCTGCTGCTGGACGGCATCACGCGCCGTTTTTTAGGGAAACATCCCGATGCGGTGGTGGTGCAGCTCGGAGCGGGGTTGGATGCCCGTTACGAACGGCTCGGCAGACCGCCCGTTACCGCTTGGTACGATTTGGATTTGCCCGAAGTAATCGAACTGCGCCGCACGCTGCTGCCCGAATCGGGGAATATTTACTTGGCCGCGTCAATATTCGACACCGATTGGATGCAGACCGCCGCCGCGCACGGGCAACCCGTTTTGCTGCTGGCGGAGGGCGTATTGATGTATTTCGACGAAGGCCGTCTGAAAAACTGGATTTCGCTGTTAAAACGTCATCTTCCAAACGCCGAAGCAGCGTTCGACACGCTGCCGGTCAAGCTCGTCGGCCGCCAAAAACAGCACGACGCCCTGCGCAAAATGGGCGGCACGCCGCCCGAGTTCAAATGGGACGTAGCGGATGCGGCCGACGTCGAAGCGCTGGGTTGGGAAGTGATGGAACAACACGGCTTAAGCGGCGTTGCGGGCAGGCGCTATCCGCTGTTGCTGCGGCTGATGTATCTGACCGCATGGGGACGGCGGAACTTTGACCAGAAAGTGTTCCGAACAAGGATTGTTTGA
- the rimI gene encoding ribosomal protein S18-alanine N-acetyltransferase, with protein sequence MNIRTAVAADCARLAEIDAQSNPSAWSKKQFQSALNSRTDTVLVCEKNDVIQGFIVWQSVCGESELHLIAAAPECRRQGVASVLLERWFQTASSEALTRLFLEVRAANGAAQRLYRKYGFQECGRRKDYYPLANGREDAVLMEKIC encoded by the coding sequence ATGAACATCCGCACCGCTGTTGCCGCCGACTGCGCGCGTTTGGCTGAAATCGACGCACAATCCAACCCGTCGGCCTGGTCGAAAAAACAGTTTCAATCCGCGTTAAACAGCCGCACGGATACGGTGCTGGTGTGTGAAAAAAATGATGTAATACAGGGGTTTATCGTGTGGCAGAGTGTGTGCGGCGAATCGGAACTGCACCTGATTGCCGCCGCGCCGGAATGCCGCCGTCAGGGCGTTGCCTCGGTTTTGCTGGAACGCTGGTTTCAGACGGCCTCAAGCGAAGCGCTGACGAGGCTTTTTTTGGAAGTGCGCGCGGCCAACGGAGCCGCGCAGCGCCTTTACCGCAAATACGGTTTTCAGGAATGCGGGCGGCGCAAAGATTACTATCCGCTGGCAAACGGGCGTGAAGACGCTGTTTTGATGGAGAAAATATGTTAA
- the garD gene encoding galactarate dehydratase — translation MTTDSKPLYIKVHPTDNVAIIVNSNGLPAGAQFSDGLTLVEHVPQGHKVALSDIAEGAEIVRYGEVIGFAAQPLPKGSWIDESKVVLPKAPPLDTLPLATRPAPALEPLEGFTFEGYRNSDGSVGTRNLLGITTSVHCVAGVVDYVVKLIERDLLPKYPNVDGVVGLNHLYGCGVAINAPAAVVPIRTIHNIALNPNFGGEIMVIGLGCEKLQPTRLLDGTSDTIPIKPENASITSLQDEQFIGFKAMVDSILQTADRHLAKLNARKRETCSASDLVVGMQCGGSDAFSGVTANPAVGFASDLLVRCGATVMFSEVTEVRDAIHLLTPRTVDEHVGRRLLEEMKWYDDYLSAGQTDRSANPSPGNKKGGLANVVEKALGSIAKSGQSAIVEVLSPGQRPTKKGLIFAATPASDFVCGTQQLASGITVQVFTTGRGTPYGLAALPVIKVATRTDLAERWFDLMDINAGRIATGEATIEDIGWEIFRFILDVASGKKETWSDQWGLHNALSVFNPAPVT, via the coding sequence ATGACCACCGATTCCAAACCGCTGTATATCAAAGTCCACCCCACCGACAATGTGGCGATTATCGTCAACAGCAACGGCCTGCCTGCGGGCGCACAGTTTTCAGACGGCCTCACGTTGGTGGAACACGTTCCGCAGGGGCACAAAGTGGCGCTGTCGGATATTGCCGAGGGCGCGGAAATCGTGCGTTACGGCGAAGTCATCGGCTTTGCCGCGCAGCCGCTGCCCAAAGGCTCGTGGATAGACGAATCCAAAGTCGTTCTGCCCAAAGCGCCGCCGCTCGACACGCTGCCGTTGGCTACCCGCCCCGCTCCCGCGCTTGAGCCGCTGGAAGGTTTTACGTTTGAGGGCTACCGAAATTCAGACGGCAGCGTCGGTACGCGCAATCTGCTGGGGATTACCACCAGCGTGCATTGTGTGGCGGGCGTTGTGGATTATGTCGTCAAACTGATTGAGCGCGATTTGCTGCCGAAATATCCGAATGTGGACGGCGTGGTCGGGCTCAACCATCTCTACGGCTGCGGCGTGGCGATTAATGCGCCCGCGGCGGTCGTGCCCATCCGCACCATCCACAACATCGCGCTCAACCCGAATTTCGGCGGCGAAATCATGGTCATCGGCTTGGGCTGCGAAAAACTGCAACCGACGCGGCTTTTAGACGGTACAAGCGATACGATTCCGATTAAACCCGAAAACGCCAGCATCACCAGTTTGCAGGACGAACAATTCATCGGCTTCAAGGCCATGGTCGATTCGATTCTGCAAACCGCCGACCGCCACTTGGCCAAACTCAATGCGCGCAAACGCGAAACCTGTTCGGCTTCGGATTTGGTGGTCGGTATGCAGTGCGGCGGCAGCGACGCCTTCTCGGGCGTAACCGCCAATCCCGCCGTCGGTTTCGCTTCCGATTTGCTGGTACGCTGCGGCGCAACCGTGATGTTTTCCGAAGTGACCGAAGTGCGCGACGCGATTCATCTACTCACGCCCCGCACCGTTGACGAACACGTCGGCCGCCGCCTGTTGGAAGAAATGAAGTGGTACGACGACTACCTCAGCGCCGGCCAAACCGACCGCAGCGCCAACCCCTCGCCCGGCAACAAAAAGGGCGGCCTGGCCAATGTGGTCGAAAAAGCCCTCGGCTCGATTGCCAAATCCGGCCAGTCGGCGATTGTCGAAGTTTTGTCTCCCGGCCAGCGCCCGACCAAAAAAGGGTTGATTTTCGCCGCCACCCCCGCCAGCGATTTCGTTTGCGGCACGCAGCAACTGGCCTCGGGCATCACCGTGCAGGTGTTTACCACCGGACGCGGCACCCCCTACGGCCTCGCCGCCCTGCCCGTGATCAAAGTCGCCACCCGCACCGACCTGGCCGAGCGCTGGTTTGACCTGATGGACATCAACGCCGGCCGTATCGCCACGGGAGAAGCCACCATCGAAGACATCGGTTGGGAAATCTTCCGCTTCATTTTAGACGTTGCCAGCGGCAAAAAAGAAACTTGGTCGGATCAATGGGGGCTGCACAACGCGCTCTCCGTATTCAACCCCGCGCCGGTAACCTGA
- the rmuC gene encoding DNA recombination protein RmuC: MTYTALLIPAAAFLFGALITWLFARNAAQAQQFALQQQLAERARGQQFAEELREEALAELAESRRHIQDLQAEAQELSNRFSAACQQIEHLQEREAEAGRLKTEFHDLQQTAQALEVQNERLHTQIAQEKTAAAEKLALLADARQSLTDQFQNLANAILEDKSRRFAEQNREQLGQLLNPLNERLSGFSELVQNTYEKEARERLTLENELKRLQTLNAQLHSDAKALTDALTGTQNKTQGNWGEMVLESILKHSGLQKGREYTVQAAAERKEDGGTRRFQPDVLVNLPDGKQIVIDAKVSLTAYVRYTQTTDPAEAERALKAHAASVRAHVKALSQKDYSDLEGVNSLDFVFMFVPVEPAYLLALQHDETLLQDCFDKRIMLAGPGTLLAALRTVANLWRNEQQNQNALAIAEEGGRLYDKFVGFVQTLEGVGKNLEQAQNQFQTAYKQLAEGRGNLVARAEKLRLLGVKAGKRLDRRLADEALGVENKEE, translated from the coding sequence ATGACCTACACCGCCCTGCTCATTCCCGCCGCCGCCTTTCTTTTCGGCGCGCTCATCACTTGGCTGTTTGCCCGCAACGCCGCGCAGGCGCAGCAGTTTGCCTTGCAACAGCAACTCGCCGAACGCGCCCGCGGCCAGCAGTTTGCCGAAGAGCTGCGCGAGGAAGCGCTGGCCGAGTTGGCCGAATCCCGCCGCCACATCCAAGATTTGCAGGCCGAAGCGCAGGAATTGTCCAACCGCTTTTCCGCCGCCTGCCAGCAGATCGAACATTTGCAGGAACGCGAAGCCGAAGCAGGCCGTCTGAAAACCGAGTTTCACGATTTGCAGCAAACCGCGCAGGCTTTGGAAGTGCAAAACGAGCGGCTGCACACCCAAATCGCGCAGGAAAAAACCGCCGCCGCCGAAAAGCTCGCCCTACTCGCCGACGCCCGCCAAAGCCTGACCGACCAGTTTCAAAACCTTGCCAACGCCATCCTCGAAGACAAAAGCCGCCGCTTTGCCGAGCAAAACCGCGAGCAGCTCGGGCAGCTGCTCAATCCCTTAAACGAGCGCCTCAGCGGTTTTTCCGAGCTGGTGCAGAACACCTACGAAAAAGAAGCCCGCGAACGGCTGACGCTGGAAAACGAACTCAAACGCCTGCAAACCCTCAACGCCCAGCTTCACAGCGACGCCAAAGCCCTCACCGACGCACTCACCGGCACGCAAAACAAAACGCAGGGCAACTGGGGCGAGATGGTGCTCGAAAGCATCCTCAAACACAGCGGCTTGCAGAAAGGGCGCGAATATACCGTCCAAGCCGCCGCCGAGCGCAAAGAAGACGGCGGCACGCGCCGCTTCCAACCCGACGTCCTCGTCAACCTGCCCGACGGCAAACAAATCGTCATCGACGCCAAAGTCTCGCTCACGGCCTATGTGCGCTACACCCAAACCACCGACCCCGCCGAGGCCGAGCGCGCCCTGAAAGCCCACGCCGCCAGCGTGCGCGCCCACGTCAAAGCCCTGTCGCAAAAGGATTACAGCGACCTCGAAGGTGTCAACTCACTCGATTTCGTGTTTATGTTCGTCCCCGTCGAACCCGCCTACCTCTTGGCGCTGCAACACGACGAAACCCTGCTGCAAGACTGTTTCGACAAACGCATCATGCTCGCCGGCCCCGGCACCCTGCTTGCCGCCCTGCGCACCGTCGCCAACCTCTGGCGCAACGAACAGCAAAACCAAAACGCGCTCGCCATCGCCGAAGAAGGCGGCCGCCTCTACGACAAATTCGTCGGCTTCGTGCAAACGCTCGAAGGCGTCGGCAAAAATCTGGAACAGGCGCAAAACCAGTTTCAGACGGCCTACAAACAGCTCGCCGAAGGCCGCGGCAACCTCGTCGCCCGCGCCGAAAAACTGCGCCTCTTGGGGGTAAAAGCAGGCAAACGGCTGGACAGGCGGCTCGCAGATGAGGCGCTGGGGGTGGAGAATAAGGAGGAGTGA
- the argA gene encoding amino-acid N-acetyltransferase has protein sequence MNPPDGFVGGFREAAPYINHLRGKTLVIGIAGSLLQGPPLRRLAADLNLIASLGVRLVVVHGSRSQINRLAQADGLTPQYHQGRRITDEATLQYAKQAAGILRSDIEAALYSSFAQSPQRSKPISVASGNFISAKPMGVIDGTDMGYTGLVRKTDTEAVRQRLDDGAIVLISPIGHTLSGKTFNLSMGDIAEAAAVALQAEKLIYLIEQDGILDSDGRLITNLSAEEARRMMAKNQAAPRQERLLRYAVNAVGHGVGRTQILNGNDDGSLIRELFTRHGAGTSVARDAFVRIRQAHHDDIPAIMSLIRPLEEQGILLRRSREYLEDHIGSFSVLEHDRCLYGCVALKTFADPQSAELACLAVSPDAQAGGYGEMLLKHITDQARRKNIRRLFALSTHAGEWFAERGFQTASADDLPEERRRDHVEGGRNSKIFVYPL, from the coding sequence ATGAATCCACCCGACGGCTTTGTCGGCGGCTTCCGCGAAGCCGCTCCCTACATCAACCACCTGCGCGGCAAAACGCTCGTTATCGGCATTGCCGGCAGCCTTTTGCAGGGGCCGCCCCTCCGCCGGCTCGCCGCCGATCTCAACCTCATCGCCAGCTTGGGCGTGCGCCTTGTCGTCGTACACGGTTCGCGCAGCCAAATCAACCGCCTCGCCCAAGCCGACGGCCTGACCCCGCAATACCACCAAGGCCGCCGCATCACCGACGAAGCCACCCTCCAATACGCCAAACAGGCCGCCGGCATCCTCCGCAGCGACATCGAAGCCGCGCTGTACAGCAGTTTCGCCCAATCCCCCCAACGCAGCAAACCCATCAGCGTCGCCTCCGGCAACTTCATCTCCGCCAAACCCATGGGTGTCATCGACGGCACCGACATGGGCTATACCGGCCTCGTGCGCAAAACCGACACCGAAGCCGTCCGCCAACGCCTCGACGACGGCGCCATCGTCCTCATCAGCCCCATCGGCCACACCCTCAGCGGCAAAACCTTCAACCTCAGTATGGGCGACATCGCCGAAGCCGCCGCCGTCGCCCTCCAAGCCGAAAAACTCATCTACCTCATCGAACAAGACGGCATCCTCGATTCAGACGGCCGCCTCATCACCAACCTTTCTGCCGAAGAAGCCCGCCGCATGATGGCGAAAAACCAGGCCGCCCCCCGCCAAGAGCGGCTGCTCCGATACGCCGTCAACGCCGTCGGCCACGGCGTCGGCCGCACCCAAATCCTCAACGGCAACGACGACGGCAGCCTGATCCGCGAACTCTTCACCCGCCACGGCGCCGGCACCTCCGTCGCCCGCGATGCCTTCGTCCGCATCCGCCAAGCGCACCACGACGACATCCCCGCCATCATGTCGCTCATCCGCCCGCTCGAAGAACAAGGCATCCTCCTGCGCCGCAGCCGCGAATACCTCGAAGACCACATCGGCAGTTTTTCCGTATTGGAACACGACCGCTGCCTCTACGGCTGCGTCGCCCTCAAAACCTTCGCCGATCCCCAATCCGCCGAACTCGCCTGCCTCGCCGTCTCCCCCGACGCCCAAGCCGGCGGCTACGGCGAAATGCTGCTCAAACACATCACCGACCAAGCCCGCCGCAAAAATATCCGCCGCCTGTTCGCCCTCTCCACCCACGCCGGCGAATGGTTTGCCGAACGCGGCTTTCAGACGGCCTCCGCCGACGACCTTCCCGAAGAACGCCGCCGCGACCATGTAGAAGGCGGACGGAACTCGAAAATCTTCGTTTACCCGCTTTAA
- a CDS encoding uracil-DNA glycosylase family protein, producing MLSSRYLHLHEALGLGPMWLNREARFRPSDTSTTLGNRVSDGIPRAPDHAETPQTAAKPMAEAVRAVAQNHMTNAARQAAVEAVKNHAVKTARPSEPPPAVARSQAEMPQTAVPSDLSDGLAPLPQAEVRPSEVMVVSICPAVEDGAVGKLFSGSVGVLLDNMIAAVGLAPEQVHKTCWVKTPSASNTMPDTARIEAALPQMCAELAQAQPKAVWFLGQIFEQPQQVALMEMLCGETPYFTTSHPARLLRQPQLKAAAWAELKKLKRLLGH from the coding sequence ATGTTAAGCAGCCGCTATTTGCACCTGCACGAAGCCTTAGGACTGGGGCCGATGTGGCTCAACCGCGAGGCGCGGTTCAGGCCGTCTGACACTTCGACTACGCTCGGCAACCGTGTTTCAGACGGCATTCCGCGTGCACCCGACCATGCCGAAACGCCGCAGACAGCGGCCAAGCCGATGGCCGAAGCCGTTCGGGCCGTGGCGCAAAACCATATGACGAACGCCGCGCGTCAGGCGGCGGTTGAAGCGGTGAAAAATCATGCCGTGAAAACTGCAAGGCCGTCTGAACCGCCGCCCGCCGTCGCGCGCAGTCAGGCCGAAATGCCGCAAACTGCTGTTCCGAGCGATCTTTCAGACGGCCTCGCGCCGCTGCCGCAGGCCGAAGTCAGGCCGTCTGAAGTCATGGTGGTCAGCATCTGCCCCGCCGTGGAAGACGGCGCGGTCGGCAAACTTTTCAGCGGCAGCGTCGGCGTGCTGCTCGACAACATGATTGCCGCCGTCGGCCTCGCGCCCGAACAGGTGCACAAAACCTGTTGGGTCAAAACCCCGAGCGCGTCCAACACTATGCCCGACACCGCGCGGATTGAAGCCGCGCTGCCGCAGATGTGTGCCGAACTGGCGCAGGCACAGCCCAAAGCGGTCTGGTTTCTCGGCCAGATTTTCGAGCAGCCGCAACAAGTGGCGCTTATGGAAATGCTCTGCGGTGAAACGCCGTATTTCACCACCTCCCACCCCGCCCGCCTGCTGCGCCAGCCGCAGCTCAAAGCCGCTGCATGGGCGGAGTTGAAGAAATTGAAACGGCTGCTCGGGCATTAA
- a CDS encoding ABC1 kinase family protein, giving the protein MMIPTLLAMRDISRMREIITILTKHGLGGFVQRIKLSHQSDSDDAEPNSRYLSTPRRFRMAFEELGPTFVKLGQVLSTRVDIFGSEWIEEFERLQSNVAPIPVDNIRSLIEFQLGRPVGEVFRSIDPVPIGSASIAQVHQAVLSSGETVAVKIKRPDIEPVIQADLRILNHLANLIESEIPETRRYQPSQMVQYFARSLAKETDLSVELRYMQRFGKTFENHEFIHIPRVYPEISNRQILVQEQITDTLLKNTDIESLAPEMRAKLAARITDTLFTMILQQGFFHADPHPGNIFINSDGRITFIDFGLVGHLSATRRREIIDLINALTRKDQFTMQYVLSNWAQGDLPDENLLGADVLEMLLNYEHTPIRDLRISQVINDITQIMRSHALTLPGDLVMLFKTLITLEGVVKRLDGQTELLERAKLIVATAFKERAAPEHILRKSKMHLQTLLQAADELPQNLFRLSRRLQKGQMGVTLDFKRFDQLSHQIDRATNRLTMGIVTAALIIGSSIVMSIDTGPKFIGFIGYLIAFANSIWIIWSIWRSGKH; this is encoded by the coding sequence AAACAGCCGTTATTTGAGCACGCCGCGCCGTTTCCGCATGGCGTTTGAAGAGCTGGGGCCGACGTTTGTCAAACTCGGGCAGGTGTTGTCGACGCGGGTGGACATTTTCGGCTCGGAGTGGATTGAGGAATTCGAGCGGCTGCAAAGCAATGTTGCACCGATTCCGGTGGACAACATCCGCAGCTTAATCGAGTTTCAGCTCGGCCGGCCGGTTGGCGAAGTATTCAGAAGCATAGATCCCGTGCCCATCGGCAGCGCGTCGATTGCGCAGGTGCATCAGGCCGTGTTGTCCAGCGGCGAAACGGTGGCGGTGAAAATCAAACGCCCCGACATCGAGCCCGTGATTCAGGCCGATTTGCGGATTTTGAACCATCTGGCCAACCTCATCGAATCCGAAATCCCCGAAACACGCCGTTACCAGCCCTCGCAGATGGTGCAGTATTTTGCCCGTTCGCTGGCGAAAGAAACCGATTTGTCGGTCGAACTGCGCTATATGCAGCGTTTCGGCAAAACCTTTGAGAATCACGAATTTATCCATATTCCGCGCGTTTACCCCGAAATTTCCAACCGCCAGATTCTCGTTCAAGAGCAGATTACCGACACCCTTCTGAAAAACACCGACATCGAAAGCCTCGCGCCCGAAATGCGCGCTAAACTGGCCGCGCGGATTACCGATACCCTGTTTACCATGATTTTACAGCAAGGTTTTTTTCACGCCGATCCCCATCCGGGCAACATCTTTATCAATTCAGACGGCCGCATCACCTTTATCGACTTCGGCCTCGTCGGCCACCTTTCCGCCACCCGCCGCCGCGAAATCATCGACCTCATCAACGCTCTGACCCGCAAAGACCAGTTCACCATGCAATACGTCTTGAGCAACTGGGCGCAGGGCGATCTGCCCGACGAGAACCTGCTCGGCGCCGACGTTTTGGAAATGCTGCTCAACTACGAACACACCCCGATCCGCGACCTGCGCATCAGCCAAGTCATCAACGACATCACCCAAATCATGCGCAGCCACGCCCTGACCCTGCCGGGCGACCTCGTCATGCTGTTCAAAACCCTGATTACCCTCGAAGGCGTCGTCAAACGGCTCGACGGACAAACCGAACTTTTAGAACGTGCCAAACTCATCGTCGCCACCGCCTTTAAAGAACGCGCCGCGCCCGAACACATCCTGCGCAAAAGCAAAATGCACCTGCAAACCCTTTTGCAGGCCGCCGACGAACTGCCGCAAAACCTGTTCCGCCTCAGCCGCCGCCTGCAAAAAGGGCAGATGGGCGTGACCCTCGATTTCAAACGCTTCGACCAGCTCAGCCACCAAATCGACCGCGCCACCAACCGCCTCACCATGGGCATCGTCACCGCCGCCCTGATTATCGGCTCGTCCATCGTCATGAGCATAGACACCGGCCCGAAATTCATCGGCTTCATCGGCTATCTAATCGCCTTTGCCAACAGCATTTGGATCATCTGGTCGATTTGGCGTTCGGGGAAACATTGA
- the tsaB gene encoding tRNA (adenosine(37)-N6)-threonylcarbamoyltransferase complex dimerization subunit type 1 TsaB, whose product MNADFRRPTLAVDTSTSYLSLALSAGGETRLCHLEAGNKQSELILPQIRALFAEADITAADLGAVVYAQGPGAFTGLRIGAGVAQGLAAPFAVPLVGVPCLDAAAHLVPGRSGVLAAIDARMGEVFYAWFDTANHRRLSAYQVGKAAEITLPEGAEFSDGIGNAFALSEPPPFAGKPDMPTAADYLNLAQTGRYPAVGAAQAGLLYVRDKIALTAAEQAARKATS is encoded by the coding sequence ATGAACGCCGATTTCCGCCGTCCGACGCTCGCCGTCGATACCAGCACTTCCTACCTCTCGCTCGCCCTCTCTGCCGGCGGGGAAACCCGTCTCTGCCATTTGGAAGCGGGCAATAAACAGTCTGAGCTGATTTTGCCGCAGATCCGCGCGCTTTTTGCCGAAGCGGACATTACGGCGGCGGATTTGGGCGCGGTAGTTTACGCGCAGGGGCCGGGGGCGTTTACGGGGCTGCGCATCGGTGCGGGCGTGGCGCAGGGCTTGGCGGCGCCGTTTGCCGTGCCGCTGGTCGGTGTGCCCTGTTTGGACGCAGCGGCGCATCTCGTGCCCGGCCGTTCGGGTGTGTTGGCGGCGATCGATGCGCGCATGGGCGAGGTGTTTTACGCTTGGTTCGACACGGCAAACCACCGCCGTTTGAGCGCGTATCAGGTCGGTAAGGCGGCGGAAATCACGTTGCCCGAAGGTGCGGAATTTTCAGACGGCATCGGCAATGCGTTTGCGCTGAGCGAGCCGCCGCCGTTTGCGGGCAAACCCGATATGCCTACCGCCGCCGATTATTTAAACCTCGCGCAAACGGGGCGTTATCCCGCCGTCGGCGCCGCGCAGGCGGGACTTTTGTATGTGCGCGACAAAATCGCGCTGACCGCCGCGGAGCAGGCCGCGCGCAAGGCGACGTCATGA